The region TTAGAGTGGCTTGCATTAGCTACCTATTTTGATGACACTTATCCAGGAAAGCCAACTTTGTATGCTGAAGAAAAATTAATGCAAGCACTTTGGCACTCGCTGGCTGGAGGTCTTAGCACCTTAGCTTATCAACAAGCTTCTTTAAATACATATTTTAATGTACAGGCCATCGGTAAGGAGCATGCTTTTACTTGGCAGAAAATTCAATTTAAGTTAATACAAGCTATTCATGTATATAGTAACTATCACTTATTACCTTGTTATGGACTTTTATTTTCTTATGGTACTTCTCGTATATTTTATTCAGCCGATACCCAATATAACCCTTATTTAATTCAACAATTAAATAAAGAGGTAGATTTGTTTTTTCATGATTGTGAGACTCAAGAAATTAAGTCTGGTGTGCATGCACATTATAGTGAATTAAGACAATTACCAACAGAAATTAAGCGTAAAATGTGGCTTTATCACTATAATAATGTGCAAGCTTTACCTGATGCTAAAGCGGACGGTTTTCTGGGCTTTGTAACTAGAGGTCAAAGTTTTAATTTTAAATAAATTTCTTGCAAGAACATTAATGATTTCTATCAGTAACTATTATGAGATATTTAAAAAGAATAATATAGTGCTACCAAATTTTACCTTATAACGCTCACTCTAAAGTACGTAAGTAGCACTATATAAACTAATTAAATTTCCAGAAATTGATGCAACGTTTTCGTCAAGCGTTTCACGAGTTCATCTATCTCTTCTTCACTAATGATAAGAGGTGGCAATAAACGAATAACATTATCAGCGGT is a window of Legionella busanensis DNA encoding:
- a CDS encoding MBL fold metallo-hydrolase, which gives rise to MPLKITFLGAGSAFTVGDDNFQSNVLLESNGDSLLIDAGADLRLSLFALNRSYHDIHNIYITHLHSDHIGGLEWLALATYFDDTYPGKPTLYAEEKLMQALWHSLAGGLSTLAYQQASLNTYFNVQAIGKEHAFTWQKIQFKLIQAIHVYSNYHLLPCYGLLFSYGTSRIFYSADTQYNPYLIQQLNKEVDLFFHDCETQEIKSGVHAHYSELRQLPTEIKRKMWLYHYNNVQALPDAKADGFLGFVTRGQSFNFK